Proteins co-encoded in one Malus domestica chromosome 09, GDT2T_hap1 genomic window:
- the LOC114827054 gene encoding nudix hydrolase 18, mitochondrial-like, whose product MVAVIPQENTVAALVSRTGRHMQRYSKGRRQVVGCIPYRYKASKQTSLKDDAQELEVLVISSQKGKGMLFPKGGWEQDESKEGAASRETLEEAGVRGLIGCELGNWSFKSKSHDSFYEGYMFPLLVQEQLDFWPEKNLRQRIWMNVEEAREVCQHWWMKEALDRLVNRLTTQQQKHQGPLLESRTENLLACI is encoded by the exons ATGGTAGCTGTGATACCTCAAGAAAACACGGTTGCTGCTTTGGTATCTCGCACTGGAAGGCATATGCAGCGTTACAGCAAAGGTCGTCGCCAAGTTGTCGG ATGTATTCCATATAGATATAAAGCTTCAAAGCAAACTTCCTTAAAGGATGATGCACAAGAACTTGAAGTCCTTGTCATTAGTTCACAGAAGGGCAAGGGGATGCTCTTTCCAAAG GGAGGGTGGGAACAGGACGAATCCAAGGAAGGGGCAGCGTCGCGAGAGACGCTAGAGGAAGCAGGAGTACGAGGACTCATTGGG TGTGAATTGGGTAACTGGAGTTTCAAGAGCAAAAGCCATGATTCTTTCTATGAAGGCTACATGTTCCCTTTACTTGTTCAGGAGCAGTTAGATTTCTGGCCAGAAAAGAACCTCAGGCAAAGAATTTGG ATGAATGTTGAAGAAGCAAGAGAAGTCTGTCAGCATTGGTGGATGAAAGAAGCTTTGGATAGATTAGTAAATCGACTAACAACTCAGCAACAAAAGCATCAAGGCCCTCTTCTTGAATCTAGGACGGAAAATCTGTTGGCATGTATATag